One Antennarius striatus isolate MH-2024 chromosome 17, ASM4005453v1, whole genome shotgun sequence genomic window carries:
- the LOC137610890 gene encoding serine protease HTRA2, mitochondrial-like: protein MAATPVRCLLSALRRHVRCQSRGLNCLTESTVSQVSSVVVSKHRGAERHTSLDMRPPVGWDRQRGSSSSSSRLFRSVSAALGVCGAALVDSHEDGQTRDRRLQMSERCLGLILTPASCASPFKPDSPRYKYNFIADVVEKSTPAVVYIEIMGRHPFLGREVPVSNGSGFIISSDGLIVTNAHVVANKRGVRVKLTNGEMYNATVQDVDPVADIATIKISARNPLPTLTLGQSSDVRQGEFVVAMGSPFALRNTITSGIVSSVQRGSKELGLSNSNMEYIQTDAAIDFGNSGGPLINLDGEVIGINTMKVTAGISFAIPSDCLRRFLDQAEKKKSSWFGEAEAKRRYIGVMMLTLTQSIIAELKLRDPSFPDVTHGILIHRVIMGSPANRAGMFPGDVVVEINGAKVNTAEEVYQAVRSSDQITMLVQRGRELLRLKMTPEYTE, encoded by the exons ATGGCAGCAACTCCAGTCAGGTGTCTCCTGTCAGCGCTGAGGCGGCACGTCAGGTGTCAAAGCCGTGGACTGAACTGTTTGACGGAGAGCACAGTCAGCCAGGTGTCCTCTGTTGTCGTAAGTAAACACAGGGGAGCCGAGAGGCACACCAGCCTGGACATGAGACCCCCTGTGGGGTGGGACAGACAgcggggcagcagcagcagcagctcccgTCTGTTCCGGTCCGTGTCGGCGGCTCTAGGAGTCTGTGGCGCGGCGCTGGTTGACAGTCACGAAGATGGACAAACGAGGGACAGAAGACTGCAGATGTCTGAGCGGTGTCTCGGTCTCATTCTGACACCTGCCTCCTGTGCCTCCCCCTTTAAACCCGACAGCCCCCGGTATAAATACAACTTCATCGCAGATGTGGTGGAGAAGTCCACTCCAGCTGTTGTGTACATTGAAATCATGGGCAG ACACCCATTTTTAGGAAGAGAAGTGCCAGTGTCAAACGGCTCTGGTTTCATTATCAGCAGTGATGGTCTCATCGTCACCAATGCCCACGTTGTGGCCAACAAGAGAGGCGTGCGTGTGAAGCTCACCAATGGAGAGATGTACAATGCCACTGTGCAAGATGTTGATCCAGTGGCAGACATCGCCACCATCAAAATCTCTGCCAGG AACCCTTTACCCACACTCACCCTCGGTCAGTCATCCGATGTTCGACAAGGAGAGTTTGTGGTCGCCATGGGGAGTCCGTTTGCTTTACGAAATACAATCACGTCAGGCATCGTCAGCTCAGTGCAGAGAGGCAGCAAGGAGCTGGGCCTGTCCAACTCCAACATGGAATACATCCAGACTGACGCTGCCATTGAT tttgGAAATTCTGGAGGTCCCCTGATTAACTTG GACGGTGAAGTCATTGGTATAAACACCATGAAGGTCACTGCTGGAATCTCCTTTGCTATTCCATCGGACTGCCTGAGACGTTTTCTTGAtcaagcagaaaagaaaaaga GTTCTTGGTTCGGCGAGGCTGAGGCAAAGAGGCGGTACATCGGTGTAATGATGCTGACTCTGACTCAGAG CATCATTGCAGAGTTGAAGCTGAGAGATCCGTCCTTCCCAGACGTGACACATGGCATCCTGATTCACAGAGTGATCATGGGCTCCCCTGCCAACAG AGCTGGCATGTTTCCAGGAGACGTTGTGGTGGAGATAAACGGAGCGAAGGTGAACACTGCTGAGGAGGTCTACCAGGCTGTCCGCAGCAGCGACCAAATCACCATGCTTGTGCAAAGAGGACGCGAATTGCTTCGACTTAAAATGACTCCTGAGTACACGGAGTGA
- the mis18bp1 gene encoding mis18-binding protein 1 isoform X1 yields the protein MASYQHLKQHTKPRYESPAKVFAKLKSKVQRQMCAGERIFATSDALNKVSGGGAQFRSPTKRTADNSSIADELKENERFGSYPHEMQPLTLSPISSPQKDFGYSYSDHISKPAGLFYPMINRGHGHTPGKRTNLESTEMFEPHFSVIRKQTHTEPISSRDLDDFNVNSMTNIQPMLQENNSTKPSASVFSPMKKRLRKRKGDLNVSYLAKQVCSDGRHVQESVFIQDDTHHNSCLEDLVHNRGTSAVHFPPPPSAAKKCCVIALEKIPPISPAKMFAYMKERERRKEQQEVHDIRSSTTAFQDRGNFHQSKNAPADHNMDEAERSASVPETVVPFNWSQVEPPNSQSDTGLSEEVVTPDVPPQPVLLEDPLILNTPRISIPKKNESVFKRDKGLQSIKFPSESVIYLTKWYLMKATKGLYVEGIHREEGIPWNSNIIMDRVSNRVLKTVSGRVYILVGKMVLRVENGLPQWLLKKFVTGFPPNWKMIYEKFLSESKNKETTRNRSRGATAKTKSEASIKHSIKQHRKNSVKTPESCRPASSSSTTVSRSGRVIKPPLEYWKGGRVIVDAQMNVTIHECYETSVLQPEVITAVSARASRKPTFVYQASSEGLKQCDKASNKEATVPQRKVKAPLQRHNKSKVSHESRSSHSPQTSTDSSNSAEKFSDKEARSRQKYFAAPQKQSKPEKYSTRSTTRREHEKTKSSLRLSASPESPLSKKTSQDKLSNDDLSIHRKKQGRRVHRDKGDRLQPSHMSEESERNLRKTKIRDAAQIPRKAKQSKCTETAQPPKPSCKSAQPTTKHKGNTLIPQEQDEDKWTEAEIMKLKEAVAFYPKHMTGYWAKVARFVGTRSAEECHSQHTSQETSKTPAKGGRKPKKKYVEAPKHPVTDHPVISARVGTLKRKQQVRQFLETMPRENVDDVFNSEYMQNKRFEIPSMCPSEDRDFTLTDLEPTTPMSIGLPESKTPQCLHITPGMMGCANRSNDDKYVYQLQKRMKKSQFNCKQAPSSKNFSPTPSVKRSLRRCVNTENDNFLVWEMFPGNNGVLSDSGEEEDFYFSDNN from the exons ATGGCGTCATATCAGCATTTAAAACAACACACGAAACCTCGATATGAATCTCCTGCCAAGGTGTTTGCTAAACTAAAATCTAAAGTGCAGCGACAGATGTGCGCGGGCGAGAGGATTTTTGCCACCAGCGATGCCCTGAATAAGGTCAGTGGTGGAGGAGCACAATTCAGATCACCAACGAAACGGACAGCAGACAACTCATCGATAGCGGATGAGCTTAAAGAGAACGAGAGGTTTGGATCGTATCCACACGAAATGCAGCCCTTGACCCTTTCACCCATATCAAGTCCTCAGAAAGACTTCGGGTACTCTTATTCCGACCATATCAGCAAACCTGCGGGGCTTTTTTACCCAATGATCAACAGAGGACATGGACACACACCAGGAAAGAGAACCAACCTGGAGTCAACAGAAATGTTCGAGCCCCACTTTTCAGTCATCAGGAAGCAGACCCACACAGAACCGATTTCGAGCAGAGACTTGGATGACTTCAATGTGAACAGTATGACTAATATACAGCCGATGCTTCAGGAGAATAATTCTACAAAGCCTTCAGCCAGTGTGTTTAGCCCCATGAAGAAGAGGCTGAGAAAGAGGAAAGGGGATTTGAACGTCAGCTACCTCGCAAAACAGGTCTGTAGTGATGGTCGTCATGTACAGGAAAGTGTTTTCATTCAGGATGACACACACCACAACTCATGTCTGGAGGATTTGGTTCACAATAGAGGAACGTCTGCAGTCCACTTCCCACCACCTCCATCTGCTGCAAAGAAat GTTGTGTTATTGCTCTGGAAAAAATTCCCCCCATATCTCCAGCAAAGATGTTTGCATACATGAAGGAGAGGGAACGTAGAAAAGAGCAGCAAGAAGTTCATGATATCAGGAGCAGTACAACGGCTTTCCAAGATAGAG gtaATTTCCATCAGTCCAAAAATGCACCTGCAGATCACAACATGGATGAGGCTGAGCGCAGTGCGAGTGTTCCAGAAACAGTGGTTCCTTTTAACTGGTCTCAAGTAGAACCGCCTAACAGCCAGTCAGACACAGGTCTCTCTGAGGAGGTCGTGACCCCTGATGTGCCACCACAACCTGTTTTGCTCGAAGACCCACTTATACTCAATACACCCCGAATCTCCATACCGAAGAAAAATGAGTCTGTGTTCAAGCGTGACAAAGGGCTCCAATCCATAAAATTCCCAAGT GAGAGTGTGATATACCTCACCAAGTGGTATTTAATGAAAGCTACTAAGGGCCTTTACGTCGAGGGAATCCACAG AGAGGAAGGCATACCGTGGAACAGCAACATCATTATGGATAGAGTTTCTAATCGTGTTCTCAAGACTGTCTCCGGGAGGGTTTACATTTTGGTTGGAAAGATGGTTTTGCGTGTTGAAAATG GGCTCCCTCAGTGGCTTTTGAAGAAGTTTGTCACTGGGTTTCCTCCAAACTGGAAGATGATCTACGAAAAGTTCTTGTCAGAGTCAAAAAA CAAAGAAACGACAAGGAACAGATCGAGAGGTGCCACGGCAAAGACTAAATCTGAGGCATCTATCAAGCATTCTATAAAACAGCATCGGAAAAATTCTGTGAAGACAC CCGAGTCCTGTCGTCCTGCCTCCTCGTCCTCTACAACAGTATCTCGAAGTGGTCGTGTCATCAAACCACCTCTGGAGTACTGGAAAGGAGGGAGAGTCATTGTGGATGCACAGATGAATGTTACCATCCATGAATGCTATGAAACTTCTGTCCTCCAACCT GAGGTCATCACAGCAGTGTCTGCGAGGGCGTCTCGGAAACCTACATTTGTGTACCAGGCTTCCAGTGAAG GCCTGAAGCAATGTGACAAAGCCAGCAACAAAGAAGCAACAGTACCGCAGAGAAAGGTCAAGGCTCCCCTCCAGAGACATAACAAATCCAAAGTTAGTCATGAGAGTAGATCCTCTCATTCACCCCAAACTTCTACAGACTCATCCAACAGTGCTGAAAAGTTTTCTGACAAAGAGGCCAGGTCCAGACAGAAGTATTTCGCTGCCCctcaaaaacaaagcaaacctGAAAAGTATTCAACAAGGAGCACAACAAGACGGGagcatgaaaaaacaaagtctTCACTGAGACTGTCGGCATCCCCAGAATCTCctttaagtaaaaaaacatcacaGGATAAGTTGTCAAATGATGATTTATCCATTCATAGAAAGAAGCAGGGCAGAAGAGTCCACAGGGATAAAGGTGATAGGTTACAGCCAAGTCACATGTCAGAGGAGAGTGAGAGAAAtctgagaaagacaaaaattagAGATGCAGCACAAATACCAAGAAAAGCCAAACAGAGCAAATGCACAGAGACAGCCCAACCCCCAAAGCCTTCATGTAAGTCAGCACAGCCTACCACTAAACACAAAGGAAACACCTTGATTCCACAAGAACAAGATGAAGACAAGTGGACCGAAGCAGAGATTATGAAGCTTAAAGA GGCTGTAGCCTTCTATCCGAAGCACATGACTGGATACTGGGCAAAAGTGGCAAGATTCGTTGGAACACGTTCAGCAGAAGAATGCCACAGCCAGCACACATCCCAGGAGACCTCCAAGACACCAGCTAAGGGAGGCAGAAAACCCAAAAAGAAATATGTAGAAGCTCCAAAACATCCAG TTACAGACCATCCTGTCATATCAGCCCGGGTGGGAACCTTAAAAAGGAAGCAGCAGGTGCGTCAGTTCCTGGAGACCATGCCCAGAGAAAATGTTGATGATGTTTTCAACTCTGAGTATATGCAGAATAAACGCTTTgag ATCCCCTCCATGTGCCCCAGTGAAGACCGGGACTTCACGTTGACAGACCTGGAGCCCACGACCCCCATGTCAATAGGTTTGCCTGAAAGCAAGACTCCTCAGTGTTTGCACATCACTCCGGGCATGATGGGATGTGCCAACAG gAGCAATGATGATAAGTACGTGTATCAGCTCcagaagaggatgaaaaaaagTCAGTTCAACTGCAAACAGGCTCCTTCTTCAAAG aACTTCTCTCCCACGCCGTCAGTTAAGCGATCACTGAGGAGATGCGTTAACACAG AAAATGACAACTTTCTTGTTTGGGAGATGTTCCCAGGAAACAATGGAGTGTTGTCTGAcagtggagaggaagaggatttttacttttcaGATAATAACTGA
- the mis18bp1 gene encoding mis18-binding protein 1 isoform X2, whose translation MASYQHLKQHTKPRYESPAKVFAKLKSKVQRQMCAGERIFATSDALNKVSGGGAQFRSPTKRTADNSSIADELKENERFGSYPHEMQPLTLSPISSPQKDFGYSYSDHISKPAGLFYPMINRGHGHTPGKRTNLESTEMFEPHFSVIRKQTHTEPISSRDLDDFNVNSMTNIQPMLQENNSTKPSASVFSPMKKRLRKRKGDLNVSYLAKQVCSDGRHVQESVFIQDDTHHNSCLEDLVHNRGTSAVHFPPPPSAAKKCCVIALEKIPPISPAKMFAYMKERERRKEQQEVHDIRSSTTAFQDRGNFHQSKNAPADHNMDEAERSASVPETVVPFNWSQVEPPNSQSDTGLSEEVVTPDVPPQPVLLEDPLILNTPRISIPKKNESVFKRDKGLQSIKFPSESVIYLTKWYLMKATKGLYVEGIHREEGIPWNSNIIMDRVSNRVLKTVSGRVYILVGKMVLRVENGLPQWLLKKFVTGFPPNWKMIYEKFLSESKNKETTRNRSRGATAKTKSEASIKHSIKQHRKNSVKTPESCRPASSSSTTVSRSGRVIKPPLEYWKGGRVIVDAQMNVTIHECYETSVLQPEVITAVSARASRKPTFVYQASSEGLKQCDKASNKEATVPQRKVKAPLQRHNKSKVSHESRSSHSPQTSTDSSNSAEKFSDKEARSRQKYFAAPQKQSKPEKYSTRSTTRREHEKTKSSLRLSASPESPLSKKTSQDKLSNDDLSIHRKKQGRRVHRDKGDRLQPSHMSEESERNLRKTKIRDAAQIPRKAKQSKCTETAQPPKPSCKSAQPTTKHKGNTLIPQEQDEDKWTEAEIMKLKEAVAFYPKHMTGYWAKVARFVGTRSAEECHSQHTSQETSKTPAKGGRKPKKKYVEAPKHPDHPVISARVGTLKRKQQVRQFLETMPRENVDDVFNSEYMQNKRFEIPSMCPSEDRDFTLTDLEPTTPMSIGLPESKTPQCLHITPGMMGCANRSNDDKYVYQLQKRMKKSQFNCKQAPSSKNFSPTPSVKRSLRRCVNTENDNFLVWEMFPGNNGVLSDSGEEEDFYFSDNN comes from the exons ATGGCGTCATATCAGCATTTAAAACAACACACGAAACCTCGATATGAATCTCCTGCCAAGGTGTTTGCTAAACTAAAATCTAAAGTGCAGCGACAGATGTGCGCGGGCGAGAGGATTTTTGCCACCAGCGATGCCCTGAATAAGGTCAGTGGTGGAGGAGCACAATTCAGATCACCAACGAAACGGACAGCAGACAACTCATCGATAGCGGATGAGCTTAAAGAGAACGAGAGGTTTGGATCGTATCCACACGAAATGCAGCCCTTGACCCTTTCACCCATATCAAGTCCTCAGAAAGACTTCGGGTACTCTTATTCCGACCATATCAGCAAACCTGCGGGGCTTTTTTACCCAATGATCAACAGAGGACATGGACACACACCAGGAAAGAGAACCAACCTGGAGTCAACAGAAATGTTCGAGCCCCACTTTTCAGTCATCAGGAAGCAGACCCACACAGAACCGATTTCGAGCAGAGACTTGGATGACTTCAATGTGAACAGTATGACTAATATACAGCCGATGCTTCAGGAGAATAATTCTACAAAGCCTTCAGCCAGTGTGTTTAGCCCCATGAAGAAGAGGCTGAGAAAGAGGAAAGGGGATTTGAACGTCAGCTACCTCGCAAAACAGGTCTGTAGTGATGGTCGTCATGTACAGGAAAGTGTTTTCATTCAGGATGACACACACCACAACTCATGTCTGGAGGATTTGGTTCACAATAGAGGAACGTCTGCAGTCCACTTCCCACCACCTCCATCTGCTGCAAAGAAat GTTGTGTTATTGCTCTGGAAAAAATTCCCCCCATATCTCCAGCAAAGATGTTTGCATACATGAAGGAGAGGGAACGTAGAAAAGAGCAGCAAGAAGTTCATGATATCAGGAGCAGTACAACGGCTTTCCAAGATAGAG gtaATTTCCATCAGTCCAAAAATGCACCTGCAGATCACAACATGGATGAGGCTGAGCGCAGTGCGAGTGTTCCAGAAACAGTGGTTCCTTTTAACTGGTCTCAAGTAGAACCGCCTAACAGCCAGTCAGACACAGGTCTCTCTGAGGAGGTCGTGACCCCTGATGTGCCACCACAACCTGTTTTGCTCGAAGACCCACTTATACTCAATACACCCCGAATCTCCATACCGAAGAAAAATGAGTCTGTGTTCAAGCGTGACAAAGGGCTCCAATCCATAAAATTCCCAAGT GAGAGTGTGATATACCTCACCAAGTGGTATTTAATGAAAGCTACTAAGGGCCTTTACGTCGAGGGAATCCACAG AGAGGAAGGCATACCGTGGAACAGCAACATCATTATGGATAGAGTTTCTAATCGTGTTCTCAAGACTGTCTCCGGGAGGGTTTACATTTTGGTTGGAAAGATGGTTTTGCGTGTTGAAAATG GGCTCCCTCAGTGGCTTTTGAAGAAGTTTGTCACTGGGTTTCCTCCAAACTGGAAGATGATCTACGAAAAGTTCTTGTCAGAGTCAAAAAA CAAAGAAACGACAAGGAACAGATCGAGAGGTGCCACGGCAAAGACTAAATCTGAGGCATCTATCAAGCATTCTATAAAACAGCATCGGAAAAATTCTGTGAAGACAC CCGAGTCCTGTCGTCCTGCCTCCTCGTCCTCTACAACAGTATCTCGAAGTGGTCGTGTCATCAAACCACCTCTGGAGTACTGGAAAGGAGGGAGAGTCATTGTGGATGCACAGATGAATGTTACCATCCATGAATGCTATGAAACTTCTGTCCTCCAACCT GAGGTCATCACAGCAGTGTCTGCGAGGGCGTCTCGGAAACCTACATTTGTGTACCAGGCTTCCAGTGAAG GCCTGAAGCAATGTGACAAAGCCAGCAACAAAGAAGCAACAGTACCGCAGAGAAAGGTCAAGGCTCCCCTCCAGAGACATAACAAATCCAAAGTTAGTCATGAGAGTAGATCCTCTCATTCACCCCAAACTTCTACAGACTCATCCAACAGTGCTGAAAAGTTTTCTGACAAAGAGGCCAGGTCCAGACAGAAGTATTTCGCTGCCCctcaaaaacaaagcaaacctGAAAAGTATTCAACAAGGAGCACAACAAGACGGGagcatgaaaaaacaaagtctTCACTGAGACTGTCGGCATCCCCAGAATCTCctttaagtaaaaaaacatcacaGGATAAGTTGTCAAATGATGATTTATCCATTCATAGAAAGAAGCAGGGCAGAAGAGTCCACAGGGATAAAGGTGATAGGTTACAGCCAAGTCACATGTCAGAGGAGAGTGAGAGAAAtctgagaaagacaaaaattagAGATGCAGCACAAATACCAAGAAAAGCCAAACAGAGCAAATGCACAGAGACAGCCCAACCCCCAAAGCCTTCATGTAAGTCAGCACAGCCTACCACTAAACACAAAGGAAACACCTTGATTCCACAAGAACAAGATGAAGACAAGTGGACCGAAGCAGAGATTATGAAGCTTAAAGA GGCTGTAGCCTTCTATCCGAAGCACATGACTGGATACTGGGCAAAAGTGGCAAGATTCGTTGGAACACGTTCAGCAGAAGAATGCCACAGCCAGCACACATCCCAGGAGACCTCCAAGACACCAGCTAAGGGAGGCAGAAAACCCAAAAAGAAATATGTAGAAGCTCCAAAACATCCAG ACCATCCTGTCATATCAGCCCGGGTGGGAACCTTAAAAAGGAAGCAGCAGGTGCGTCAGTTCCTGGAGACCATGCCCAGAGAAAATGTTGATGATGTTTTCAACTCTGAGTATATGCAGAATAAACGCTTTgag ATCCCCTCCATGTGCCCCAGTGAAGACCGGGACTTCACGTTGACAGACCTGGAGCCCACGACCCCCATGTCAATAGGTTTGCCTGAAAGCAAGACTCCTCAGTGTTTGCACATCACTCCGGGCATGATGGGATGTGCCAACAG gAGCAATGATGATAAGTACGTGTATCAGCTCcagaagaggatgaaaaaaagTCAGTTCAACTGCAAACAGGCTCCTTCTTCAAAG aACTTCTCTCCCACGCCGTCAGTTAAGCGATCACTGAGGAGATGCGTTAACACAG AAAATGACAACTTTCTTGTTTGGGAGATGTTCCCAGGAAACAATGGAGTGTTGTCTGAcagtggagaggaagaggatttttacttttcaGATAATAACTGA
- the hif1aa gene encoding hypoxia inducible factor 1 subunit alpha a translates to MDTITVPEKKRVSSERRKEKSRDAARCRRGKESEVFYQLAQELPMSHSISSSLDKASIMRLTISYLRMRKLLGTDKPMAEKETELDLLLNSSYLKALEGFLMVLSEDGDMIYLSENINKCLGLAQFDLTGHSVFDFIHPCDQEEVREMLVHRTGPKKAKELNTERSFFLRMKCTLTSRGRTVNVKSATWKVLRCSGHVQVYDSLTEQTPNVQKEPLVPYLVLICDPIPHPSNIEVPLDTKTFLSRHTMDMKFTYCDERITELMGYDPEDLLNRSVYEYYHAQDSDHLNKTHHNLFAKGQVCTGQYRMLAKRGGFVWVETQATVIYNNKNSQPQCVVCVNFVLSGIQEEKLILSLEQTEDVEQVKEELQEREKVVVEKSHCDVSQATPKEEVKEEGAEVDVIKLFTQAVETMPPSSLYDRLKKEPEALTLLAPAAGDTIIPLDFSCPESEIQLPKDVPVYNDVMLPSTSEKLALPFSPLPHSEPVLATTTTTSDDAKASAATPASSSVADGPLEFCFPIDSEMSSDFKLDLVEKLFAIDTEPKTPFTTQAMEDLDLEMLAPYIPMDDDFQLRSLPPDQPLSCGPVRPLQSPLVCLTQDIHSYPSSPFSSPDSCTASPALPEPRSTHHLASILAKRTTQIDTDVSLQTQAAQNTQRKRRLGDIKETIEQGQVEQSKKLKSSESGTTRTILLLPSDVASRLLGCTSEGTSYLFTLPQLTRDDCEVNAPLQGRQYLLQGEELLRALDHVN, encoded by the exons ATAAGCCAATGGCAGAGAAGGAAACAGAGCTTGATTTACTGCTGAATAGCTCCTACCTAAAGGCTCTGGAAGGTTTTCTCATGGTGCTGTCTGAAGATGGAGATATGATCTATCTCTCTGAGAATATCAACAAGTGCCTTGGTTTGGCACAG TTTGACCTGACGGGACACAGCGTGTTTGACTTCATTCATCCCTGTGAccaggaggaagtgagggagaTGTTGGTGCATAGAACAG GTCCTAAAAAGGCCAAGGAGCTGAACACAGAGCGCAGCTTCTTCCTCCGAATGAAGTGTACTCTCACAAGCAGGGGCCGCACTGTCAATGTCAAATCAGCCACATGGAAG GTGCTCCGCTGCTCAGGCCATGTTCAAGTCTATGACAGCCTCACTGAGCAGACTCCCAACGTGCAAAAGGAGCCACTGGTCCCTTACCTGGTATTGATTTGCGACCCCATCCCACACCCCTCCAACATCGAGGTCCCTCTTGACACCAAGACCTTTCTCAGTCGTCATACAATGGACATGAAGTTCACATATTGTGATGAGAG GATCACTGAGCTCATGGGTTACGATCCAGAGGACTTGCTGAATCGTTCTGTGTATGAGTACTATCACGCTCAAGACTCAGATCACCTCAATAAGACTCACCACAACT TGTTTGCAAAAGGCCAGGTCTGCACAGGCCAGTACCGGATGCTGGCCAAGAGAGGAGGATTTGTGTGGGTGGAAACCCAGGCCACAGTCATCTACAATAACAAGAACTCTCAGCCGCAGTGTGTAGTCTGTGTCAACTTTGTTCTCAG TGGCATCCAGGAGGAGAAGCTGATCTTATCTCTGGAGCAGACAGAGGATGTGGAGCAGGTGAAGGAAGAGctgcaagagagagaaaaagttgTGGTGGAGAAGAGCCATTGTGACGTGTCTCAAGCCACGCCGAAAgaagaggtgaaggaggagggtgCAGAGGTGGATGTGATCAAACTGTTCACTCAAGCTGTGGAGACCATGCCGCCATCTAGCTTGTATGACAGACTGAAGAAGGAGCCTGAGGCCCTCACCCTGCTGGCCCCAGCAGCCGGAGATACCATCATCCCTCTGGACTTCAGCTGCCCCG AATCAGAAATCCAGCTGCCGAAGGATGTCCCTGTCTACAATGACGTAATGCTTCCCTCGACCAGTGAAAAGCTCGCTCTTCCCTTTTCCCCCCTGCCACACAGCGAGCCTGTCcttgccaccaccaccaccacatctgATGATGCAAAAGCCTCAGCTGCTACACCAGCCAGCTCCTCGGTG GCTGACGGTCCGCTGGAGTTTTGCTTCCCCATAGACTCTGAAATGAGTTCAGATTTCAAGCTGGACTTGGTGGAGAAACTTTTTGCCATTGATACAGAACCCAAGACCCCCTTTACTACACAG GCAATGGAAGACTTGGATCTGGAGATGTTAGCCCCCTACATCCCGATGGACGATGATTTCCAGCTTCGCAGTCTCCCCCCAGACCAGCCTCTATCTTGCGGACCAGTCAGACCCCTTCAGAGTCCTCTGGTCTGCCTTACACAGGACATCCATAGCTATCCCAGCTCCCCATTCAGTTCACCAGACAGCTGCACAGCTTCCCCAGCGCTACCTGAACCAAGGAGCACCCACCATCTTGCTAGCATCCTTGCTAAGAG GACCACACAGATAGACACAGATGTGTCACTCCAGACCCAGGCAGCTCAGAACACGCAACGCAAAAGAAGACTGGGTGACATAAAAGAGACAATTGAACAG GGTCAAGTGGAGCAGAGCAAGAAGTTGAAGTCTTCTGAATCGGGAACAACCAGGACAATACtgctgctgccatcag ATGTGGCGAGTCGTCTGTTGGGCTGCACTTCAGAGGGCACCAGTTACCTCTTCACGCTGCCACAGCTCACCCGTGACGACTGCGAGGTCAATGCCCCCTTACAGGGTCGTCAATACCTGctgcagggggaggagctgctgcGAGCTCTGGACCACGTCAATTGA